ATTCAGGATCAGATTCTTCTTCGTCCCTTTCATCTTTTGCCTGTTCTGCAGCTAAATTACGAGTTAATTCATTCAACCTGGGACTTCTTCTTGTACCCTCCTCAAACAGGGACTGAAATCTGTTATCATCACCACCATTTCCTGCGTCTAAAATAACATCATCTCCATCGTTCACCAAATTACGAACACCCTTATTCTGCAAATCATCACCATGAGCCTGCATTTCTTTTAAATCAGCACCACGATCTTGCTTCTCATTAAAATCATCACCACGAGCCTGCAGTTCTTTTAAATCATCACCTTTATTCTTAGTTGTATCAGCTTCGTCCTCAGATTCCTCAGGGTCATCCTCTTCTTTTGGTGGCTTATCATCATCAGATTCATCGCCATCGTCCGCTGATCTCTCGTCTATATCAGTTTCATCACCTTATTCTCCTTCAGCTACATATCCACTCTCATCTtcattttctagaaaaacatcAATTGCACTTGCTATTCTCGCAGAAGAACACAACTCTGAGATATCACCATTAACATCCTCAAACACATAATTGATATTCTTCATCTCCTCACTTGTTTCTTTGTACCAAATCAATCTTAACTCTGTCACAATGCCTTCAGCTTTATTGAAATCTTGAAACTTCTTCCAACTTATCTCATACATTTtccataaaacatttttaaagcCCGACTcattaagataaatataatCATCAGCTTCTTTCTTCATTGTTCCACCAAAGTGGATATTTAGTTTCAACGTCTCTTCGTCACTGCATTGTAAACAAGTAAAGTTTATCAGATACACcatttaaataaaagaacataTCAACCCCAGAATTATCATACAAGGTACAAATCAAACATAATTGAGATATTTTTTCAGTGAATATAAAGCTTTTGGGAATCtcagcaaataaaaaaaaaattcaaagacaCCACACATGATGAGACACATAAATTTGGAATAAGAAGACTAAAATATTAGAACTATCTTACTCCATGTCGTCTATAACATACGACTATCTCTTCCTCACTTTTTAGTTTTCTCTTTACgttttctattatttatttattttctttcacaAACACTTACGACGGCTCAACCCTACAAATCGATAGGATCTTAAATTACTGTCGTgaataaaatagaaacatgatttgttaaaaatatcaataccattaaaagaggatcattctcaaattatatccttaatgaaaattgcaattttctcaaaaatacccttatttttacaaagaattaataaaattcattaatggcatttaagtcttttggttttgggcCTACAGATACACCTAAATGGATCTATAAATAATaggcctatatatatatttaaaatatatattaattttaaatttaatataagtataaatatattatgaacaataaatgaattaagaaacatgaaaatattattttcttaaatatacgtatcaatattcaaaatagatcatttgaatattatacatattttcaatacaaaccaaaatcgtatatcctacaccatatatcatatacatatttgaatatcatttttcagtgtataatgtcattttatacataatattaatatggcaattacgagtgttcaagaatattttaaaaactatcttaaaataaatttttaaatctaaaatacaaacacaaacttataataggttattaataacgaaaataagctaatattgtcatatcaataagttattttatattatcattttttatttagataacatgataaaattttatcaaattctaaggaatcactaatttatgtaatattaataaatatatgagtaatttaatcaatttttttaaaaagtactataagatattttgttatcGGATCAATAGTATCAGATCGCGggttaatagtgagtttttaggtttttactGGGTTATATcggatttttaattaacaaatttttcattaaatccgaACATGATTATATACAATGTATCGGGTCTATAGGTTCAAACATGAATCTAGgtcagatatgaaaacaaattttaaaactcaaacattattatagaacAGCTACTATATTTCgaacaaataccatattttgaagagaaaaaaaacaaatgataaaaacctaaaaactcaattgttatggttcgaaatgaaaaataatggtaatttgtaaatcagttttcgattaataaatgaaaaaacaaacaaacccgcgctttctaagcgcgggtcaaaatctagtaagtaATTACAATAAGGCACATGTTTTATCAAAAGGAAACGGAGTTAGTCACGGCGTTAACGGAGTTTATAATTCTGTCTATccttatataaaacaaaacacgTAAGCCACTTTTACGGTTTTTGTTAAGAATGTTGTCAATTTTAAGGTTTTTTATGGAAACATAGTATTTGGAGGTTTAAAGTGGAAGTACTTGACACTTTGAAGGTTTTTTGTGggatttttccaatttttttgtgTAATAAGGCGATTTGCATACCAGGAACATGCTtatatgttattgtattttctGTACATCATTTGTCATCTGGATTATACTAAGACCATTTTCAAtgtattttcctattttttcttctaaaatagatgaactctataatagagatgaatttgtctccaatgtattcatctatttcttcctctaaaaaatgaatattcttgatatattttttctaattttacaaCTAGTacattttatttgtgaaagttgaaaaccaacccaatttagtttttttttttgtcaactatttcTTTCATTCGAATAACTGaaaacacaaaattttcaacAATCATACATTCAAGGCTGTTTGCCAAAGAAACAACATGAACATAATCAATACAAGGAATGAAGCTAAAAGATAGAGGATTGAAGAGAGTAGCAAGGCTTCTACCGTCACGGAGAACACATGCGATCTCGTTCAAAACAGACCCTAAGCTCAGGGTAGATATGAAGACTTGAGGGTCTGAGAATATATGAAACCTAAGGAGGCTTAATTCCTTAGCCTTGGGAAGAACTGAGCAAAGCATCAAAGCTCCAACCATGAGTGAAGATCGCACCAACGCTAGAGAAACATCCTTTGCATCTTGACAGTTCCAGACAATTTCGAAAAGGAGAGACATTAAAGTCTCAAGGGCCATCATGGCCAAGAGGTCAGTATCAAAGATTGCTGAAAAAAGAGCTAGTGAGGTCATAGTTTCTGCATCTGAAATAACCATCTTCAACACAATGTCCCCTGTAACAACACCACTCAAACCAACGAGAAGGTTTTTCTTTCCCACAAGCCACAATGGAAAGGGGGACAAACTCATACTcatcaatcctaaactccaTAAAGCTGAACCGTGATGAAACAATGCTAACATGATACTAGTCCGAAGAACATCCTCATAACGGGGTAGCAGAGTGCTAAGATGGAGTTCATCGTCCTCATACAGAGGTAAACTGGATCTCATCCTAAGAGTTAAAGAGACAGTAACATCCTCACACTGAGGTAAATAGAGTTTCAACAGGCAGACATCACAATGAACTTTCCTCAAAAACGATTTGTTCCAAAGAGGTACAGAGACAATACCTTCACAAGGCTTGTTGGAGAGGTACGATGGTCTAGGGGAAGCAGCACTACCAATGGAATTAATCGCTAGATCTGAAAGAGGAGACTTGAAATCCCAAGCTTGGGTAAGTATTCCGAGAGAGACGCTATGGAAGTCGCTAGAGAACGAGGCCAAAGGCCGAAGACGATGAACAAGGACGAAGAACGAGTCTGGAGGATCTGGTGGTTCAGGTGGGATGATTGAAGTGAGAGTTTCAAACGCTACCGAAAGAAGCTTAGATGGTGGGGGATCAGGAGGAGGTCGGCACCGCGACGGAGGAGGAGCCTTCACATCAACACCATGGAGGAGGAGGACAgattcttcagaaaaaaagaagtCTTGGCGTCAGATCTGGAACGGCGGAGATCCATGCCTAGGGAGTCGGGCCTGGgagctttttatttttaattactaaAGTTGGTTTCCAACCCAATTTAGTTTAACattcataaaattatgatattatttacacagAATATTTTTACagaaactattatgtaaataaaaagtatgattatatgtttatataaataatacattttcactaaaaaatctttattttagttataattgttaaagGAAAAAGTTATTGAATCATTTTGTGCATAAAAAAGTAtgcctctattatagaggaatgctatttcttcctctaaatatagagatgaaaataacaatttctattttagaggaagaaatagagtAGGGGTGGAGTGATTTTacctctaaatgctattatagaggcAAATATAGAggagggttggagatgctctctCTGATATCAGGGCCGGCTTATTAGGgggacaagcggtgcgaccGCCCCGGGTCTAAGCCTGTGTCCCCccgtataataataattaaggagcccaattttatataaatttatattattatatatataaaaattataaatataataaataaaactgagAAGGgcccaaaattatttgatatgtatatatttttattttcgttacaaaatatataatatattactgattaaattttaaaaatattttaaacattatcggcatataaattttatagagtaattttttttattttgcccTAGGACCCCTAACAGTGTTGAGCCGACTCTGTctgatatattttctatatctaCACTTcgacttcttctttttttttggttactaaAACACATGAAAACATTAGTCATACAAGCAGTAGTAGTGGAAGAAAATATGGAACCATGTctagttattattttagatcTTTTCCGATGTATTCTCCTATTTCTATCTCTAAAATAGGataactctaaaatagagatgtGTTTCTCTctaatgtattcctctatttttatctctaaaaataaatattctcaaaatattctatttttattttacagcaGGTACCTTTTATTTATGAAAGTTGAAAATCAaccctttttagttttaatttttataagattttcatacaattataactttgtttaaattaaaGTTTCATTATAAGATTGTTAGGTAAATAAAAAGTgtgattttatgtttataaaaactgtattttcttataaaataattgtttttgttataattataaaagtttaaaaGTTGAAGgactattttgaaaataaaaaattatacctctataatagaggaatgctatttttcatctataaatagaggaaaaaatagcatCTCTATTTTTGAGGTGGATATAGCAATGAGTTGGAGCAATTTTTCCTTTATTATAGCATTTGGAGATGAATATAGcaatgggttggagatgcttttAGAGCAAAATCTCGGATTTGTGAGTTCATTGTTTTAAAAGTAGAAAACATGTTAACATTTCAACTGTAAAGGTTATGATAGTCATATGAACACATATGTTGTCTTTAATTAGCAAACAAAAGGAGAGAAACATATTTACTTGTACCAGTGATCTGCCAAGTTCCCATCTCTGATCTATCTCTTCAAATCcttcagagaaacaaaaggTGATAACATCTCTGATCTGTCAAGTTCCCATCACAAAAcgacaaaactaaaaaattagaGGTAGTACGAGTACTGAAGCGGGGATGGAAAACGGTAAAACTAACTTGATCCTGAACCTTCCACCCACCTTAACTTCTATGACAGGAGACATATATGATGTTACATTCTAAGCATAATCTGTTTTCGGTATGTCCATCGCCATGTACATTTTCTTACAAGTTAGATCATCTTGTACATAGAGAATAGAAATGATCATCAACAAGCTATGCAAATCCAAGAGGATTAGACCACGCACCTTATTGTTGGTTTCAATAGTAGTAATTGTTTGATAgtgaactttaaaatttatactcATCATGATTAATGGGGGATAATaactagtttaaaatttttggggGAATTATGTAAATACATGAAAATATTTTGCAAGTGTCAATTATAAAATGAATGAGgggaaaatatttatacaaacaaaacaatttgGAAGTAGCTGCATAAATATCTGAAATGATGATATTGCCGATAAGAAAGTATCAAATCTATTTATGGTAACATAATAACGAGGATAAAAGATTTAAAGGGGTAATtgtgtaaatattataaaatatattctttCTGTTTTCAAATGTAGGTTGTTTTAgcaaaaagattttgttttacaatataagtagtttacatatttcaatgcatctttttcatttattgaatattgtgtgaccaataaaataatgttaaactttttataattggtttaattaattgattaaatgatatattttttttagataacaATTTTCTAGATATTGGTgtttttagtaaaaattataattaaaaactgaggGAGTATAAGAAAACACATTTGGTCTGCCTCCTCAGCTCTCAAAGGCCACATCcatcaatcatcatcatcatcatcatcatcatcttccctTCCGATCAAACTTTGTCAGATTCAACGAAATCATGTCTCGCCGATCACCAACTCTCCTGAAAAACCTCGCCAATTCAAGAACCCAGACCCGATCCGTAACCTACATGCCCAGACCCGGCGACGGAGCGCCACGCGCCGTGACTCTAATCCCGGGCGACGGGATCGGCCCTCTCGTGACCAACGCCGTGGAGCAGGTGATGGAAGCGATGCACGCGCCGATCTACTTCGAGAAGTACGACGTCCAGGGGGAGATGAGCCGCGTGCCGGCGGAGGTGATGGAGTCGATACGGAAGAACAAGGTGTGCTTGAAAGGCGGGCTCAAGACCCCCGTGGGCGGCGGCGTGAGCTCGCTGAACGTGCAGCTGAGGAAGGAGCTTGACCTCTTTGCGTCGCTGGTCAACTGCTTCAACTTGCCCGGGTTGCCCACGAGGCATGAGAATGTTGATATCGTTGTGATTAGGGAGAATACTGAAGGGGAGTATGCGGGGCTTGAGCATGAGGTTGTTCCTGGCGTTGTTGAGAGTCTTAAGGTTAGTTTGGTCATTAAAAGTTTcgattttgaatttgaaatttgATGGAATCTTGGGTTTAGGATGTCTTAAGGTCATATAAAAGTTTCGATCTTTATGCCTTTTATGTTATGGGTTTTAGTGTGACGTGGAAGCAGCCTTGAATCTATGGAATCTTAGCTTAGGATGTTGTGGAGAGTCTTAAGGTCATATAAAGTTTGGATCTTTCTATACCATCCCGGTTTGTTGTATATAGTGAAAAGGTTTAATAGAATTGACTTGGCACCGACCAAGTGGGAGAGGTCCATTAGCCGTGGATGATCATCGGAGTGCTATACTTTCTACCTTTAATGCTATGGGTTTTAGTGTGACATGGAAGCATCCTTGAATCTATTGAATCTTGGCTTAGGAAGAATGGTTTGGCATTTTCTTTAGGGTGATATCAATAAGGAGACattgatttggttttggtgaatGTGATGGAGTTAGGCTTTTTTCTTGGATCTGATGCTGTGATTGTTTTCTCTGTTTAGGTGATCACGAAGTTCTGTTCGGAGCGTATAGCTAAGTATGCTTTTGAGTATGCTTACCTGAACAACAGGAAGAAAGTGACGGCGGTGCACAAGGCTAACATCATGAAGCTTGCTGATGGTTTGTTCTTGGAGTCTTGTCGTGAGGTTGCTAAAAAGTATCCAGGGATCACATACAATGAGATTATTGTCGATAACTGCTGCATGCAACTTGTAGCCAAGCCAGAGCAGTTTGACGTCATGGTCTGTTCAAATATCTTGAAAATTCATTATAACATATCATATCTATtggcttgttttttttctttcttttcttgaaaTTAAATGGTTTGCAGGTAACACCCAATCTCTATGGTAATTTAGTTGCAAACACTGCCGCTGGTATTGCTGGAGGCACCGGAGTCATGCCTGGAGGTAAATTAGCATGTTCAATATACTCTCATTAACCCTCTCTAGATACAGTACTGGAAAAGTTCTGAGACTTGTATAATATGAACAGGAAACGTTGGGGCTGACCATGCGGTGTTTGAGCAAGGTGCATCAGCAGGAAATGTCGGGAAAGACTCGATAGTAAGGAAAAACAAAGCAAACCCAGTGGCGTTGCTTCTCTCATCAGCCATGATGCTTAGACATCTTCAGTTTCCTTCATTTGCTGACCGGCTCGAAACAGCAGTGAAGAGAGTGATCTCTGAAGGGAAGTGCCGGACTAAAGATCTTGGTGGACAAAGCACTACTCAAGAGGTCGTTGACGCAGTCATTGCAAAGCTGGAGTGACTTGTGACAAAAACACTTAAtccctctctctccctctttctCTGCATAAATCATCAAGTTTCTGCTACAGATTTtctgttgacaaaaaatatatggGTATGATCCACGGTGGCTGGTTTTGTACCTCTTGAGTTTCATACAATTCTTTTAGACGTAAAATCGTCGAAAACTTCCAATCAGATTTTGCTATTCCCAAATAGTTCATGCTGAATGAAAGCTTGGTGATATCTTATTGCCAAATATTCAAACCTGTTAAAGAcgtttttcagtttttggttCTTTTCAAATCATAACCGTCACTAGGCACAAGTAGTCAATTGTCAATAACTCTCTATTTGCACTCTGGTCTCAGAAAGGTCACTTTAATTCTAAACTACTGTAGCACCCGCGCTAGTTTCACTTTTATAGTGTTGTTATCAATTTACCCTGGTTGCGGTCGTAGGTATCAGGTTGATTGGTTCGGGAacgtagttttaaaatttcttacgGTTAAAAATATGAGGCTTCAGAAATAAAATCGTTAtagctatttttttatttttttggctgtagctttaaaaatcaGTATAAACACTTGATTGGTGATTTTAAA
The window above is part of the Brassica napus cultivar Da-Ae chromosome C3, Da-Ae, whole genome shotgun sequence genome. Proteins encoded here:
- the LOC106434637 gene encoding isocitrate dehydrogenase [NAD] regulatory subunit 1, mitochondrial-like: MSRRSPTLLKNLANSRTQTRSVTYMPRPGDGAPRAVTLIPGDGIGPLVTNAVEQVMEAMHAPIYFEKYDVQGEMSRVPAEVMESIRKNKVCLKGGLKTPVGGGVSSLNVQLRKELDLFASLVNCFNLPGLPTRHENVDIVVIRENTEGEYAGLEHEVVPGVVESLKVITKFCSERIAKYAFEYAYLNNRKKVTAVHKANIMKLADGLFLESCREVAKKYPGITYNEIIVDNCCMQLVAKPEQFDVMVTPNLYGNLVANTAAGIAGGTGVMPGGNVGADHAVFEQGASAGNVGKDSIVRKNKANPVALLLSSAMMLRHLQFPSFADRLETAVKRVISEGKCRTKDLGGQSTTQEVVDAVIAKLE